A window of the Kosakonia radicincitans DSM 16656 genome harbors these coding sequences:
- the rlmB gene encoding 23S rRNA (guanosine(2251)-2'-O)-methyltransferase RlmB yields the protein MSEMIYGIHAVQALLERAPERFQEVFILKGREDKRLLPLIHALEAQGVVIQVANRQYLDEKSEGAVHQGIIARVKPGRQYQENDLPDLIASFDQPFLLILDGVTDPHNLGACLRSADAAGVHAVIVPKDKSAQLNATAKKVACGAAESVPLIRVTNLARTMRQLQEENIWIVGTAGEADHTLFQSKMTGPMALVMGAEGEGMRRLTREHCDELISIPMAGSVSSLNVSVATGICLFEAVRQRTL from the coding sequence ATGAGTGAAATGATTTACGGCATCCATGCGGTGCAGGCACTGCTGGAGCGCGCCCCGGAGCGTTTTCAGGAAGTCTTTATTCTGAAAGGCCGCGAAGACAAACGTCTGCTGCCGCTGATCCATGCTCTGGAAGCGCAGGGCGTGGTGATCCAGGTGGCGAATCGCCAGTATCTGGATGAGAAAAGCGAAGGGGCGGTGCATCAGGGGATCATTGCACGGGTGAAACCAGGGCGTCAGTATCAGGAGAACGATCTGCCGGATCTGATCGCCAGCTTCGATCAACCGTTCCTGCTGATCCTTGATGGCGTTACCGATCCGCACAACCTTGGCGCATGCTTGCGTAGTGCAGATGCAGCAGGCGTTCACGCGGTGATTGTGCCGAAAGACAAATCCGCCCAGTTGAATGCGACCGCGAAAAAAGTGGCGTGTGGCGCGGCGGAAAGCGTTCCACTGATCCGCGTCACCAACCTCGCGCGCACTATGCGCCAGTTGCAGGAAGAGAATATCTGGATCGTTGGCACCGCCGGTGAAGCGGACCACACTCTGTTCCAGAGCAAAATGACCGGGCCGATGGCGCTGGTAATGGGCGCGGAAGGTGAAGGTATGCGCCGCCTGACCCGCGAACACTGCGATGAGCTGATCAGCATTCCGATGGCGGGCAGCGTTTCATCGCTGAACGTCTCGGTGGCGACCGGCATCTGCCTGTTTGAAGCGGTGCGCCAGCGCACGCTTTAA
- a CDS encoding ABC transporter ATP-binding protein has translation MTAQIALENVSLTFAAKPQPFTVLEDISLALAPGEFVVLLGPSGCGKSTILNLVAGFTRPDSGQVLAAGKTVSQPGPSRGMIFQQPNLFPWLSVLDNVTFGPRLGKYRKEEINAQALDWLARVGLKGFEHHAPWQLSGGMKQRVALARAWLPGPDVLLLDEPFGALDAQTRLMMQELLRSAWLETRTTLLFVTHDVDEALFLADRILIMSARPGKIVEEISLPFGRDRDIETLAGDPHYGEIKQHVLHRVRLEAKRHLS, from the coding sequence ATGACGGCACAAATCGCGCTGGAAAATGTTTCGCTGACGTTTGCGGCAAAACCGCAACCGTTCACGGTGCTGGAGGATATCTCGCTGGCGCTGGCGCCGGGGGAATTTGTTGTGCTGCTTGGCCCCTCCGGCTGTGGTAAATCCACCATTCTCAACCTGGTTGCCGGGTTTACCCGGCCCGATAGCGGGCAGGTTCTGGCGGCCGGAAAAACGGTGAGCCAGCCTGGACCATCGCGCGGCATGATCTTCCAGCAGCCGAACCTGTTTCCGTGGTTATCGGTGCTGGATAACGTGACGTTTGGCCCGCGGCTTGGCAAATACCGTAAAGAAGAGATTAACGCCCAGGCGCTGGACTGGCTGGCGCGCGTGGGGCTGAAAGGTTTTGAACACCATGCGCCATGGCAGCTTTCCGGCGGCATGAAACAACGTGTCGCGCTGGCGCGCGCCTGGTTGCCCGGCCCGGATGTGCTGCTGCTTGATGAGCCGTTTGGCGCGCTGGACGCGCAAACCCGGCTGATGATGCAGGAACTGCTGCGCAGCGCCTGGCTGGAAACGCGCACCACGCTGCTGTTCGTGACGCACGACGTGGATGAAGCGCTGTTTCTCGCCGATCGCATTCTGATCATGTCAGCGCGCCCCGGCAAAATCGTCGAAGAGATTTCTCTGCCGTTTGGCCGCGATCGCGATATCGAAACCCTCGCTGGCGATCCGCACTACGGCGAGATCAAGCAGCACGTGCTGCATCGCGTACGGCTGGAGGCGAAACGGCACTTAAGTTAG
- a CDS encoding ABC transporter permease yields the protein MKLRQHIAISVLSVAIFFVIWQVAATRQWVDPLLLPSLTDIGLTAEELLADGYRQVPLWQHVAVSLARALSAFAVAIVIGIPLGLLMGLSDGLSAVLNPFVQFLRPLPKIALIPLAVVWLGIGEASKFFLIFIATFLSVVVGASAAVERIGRARIRVAQTLGASKGQIFLRVVLPDALPELFTTVRLSIGIGWTSLIAAEMVAASSGLGWMVINASSYLRTDIVMLGILLLGGIGYLLDLLLLGLQRGLVPWAGKE from the coding sequence ATGAAACTGCGTCAACATATCGCCATCAGCGTGCTGTCAGTGGCGATCTTTTTTGTGATTTGGCAAGTGGCGGCCACCCGGCAATGGGTGGACCCGCTGTTGTTACCTTCGCTAACCGACATTGGTCTGACCGCCGAAGAGCTGCTGGCGGACGGTTACCGCCAGGTGCCGCTGTGGCAGCACGTCGCCGTCAGCCTGGCGCGAGCGCTGAGCGCCTTTGCGGTGGCGATTGTCATCGGTATCCCGCTGGGTTTGTTGATGGGCTTATCCGACGGTCTTTCCGCGGTGCTCAACCCGTTTGTGCAGTTCCTGCGCCCGCTACCGAAGATTGCGCTGATCCCGCTGGCGGTGGTCTGGCTGGGGATTGGTGAAGCGTCGAAATTCTTTCTGATCTTTATCGCCACCTTTTTAAGCGTGGTCGTCGGTGCCAGCGCGGCGGTGGAACGCATTGGTCGCGCACGCATTCGCGTTGCGCAAACGCTGGGTGCATCGAAAGGACAGATCTTTTTGCGCGTGGTGCTACCGGATGCGCTGCCGGAGCTATTTACCACCGTGCGCCTTTCGATTGGCATTGGCTGGACATCGCTGATCGCCGCCGAAATGGTCGCCGCCAGTTCCGGCCTCGGCTGGATGGTGATCAACGCCAGCTCTTATTTACGTACGGACATTGTCATGCTTGGCATTCTGCTGCTGGGCGGCATTGGTTACTTACTGGATTTATTACTGTTAGGGCTGCAACGCGGTCTGGTGCCCTGGGCGGGGAAAGAGTGA
- a CDS encoding taurine ABC transporter substrate-binding protein → MKKSLCLLLAAGSLWLNTSIAATPAEVRVAYSGGSQVLMLAKADGSLDKALNTKVQWVQFASGADALSYFASNAIDIANFGSSPATAGIVRKLPVEIIGVSGVIASYERLIGKDGIKTLRDIEGKRVAYPPNSTAQYALEAAISVNKLDRSKITLLPLRPAEMVAAWKRGDIDAGYVWAPFAQELESSGGHQVFATKDLQKDGYLIYNNYVVRKAFAEQYPQAVTAFLRVHQQKVDEFKKDPERAAAIVAKEVGAPVTTAANTLGGLEYPTLSEQGTAEWLGNGTQTSESGIGKALSKTSNFLAGIGEIRKRDIPANWDSAIDSRYIREAAAAK, encoded by the coding sequence ATGAAAAAAAGTCTCTGCTTATTACTGGCAGCAGGTAGCTTATGGCTAAATACCAGCATTGCCGCTACACCAGCCGAAGTACGCGTCGCTTATAGCGGCGGTTCCCAGGTATTAATGTTGGCGAAAGCCGATGGTTCGCTGGATAAAGCCTTAAATACGAAAGTTCAGTGGGTGCAATTCGCCTCCGGCGCGGATGCGCTCAGTTATTTCGCCAGCAATGCTATCGATATTGCCAATTTCGGCTCCAGTCCGGCCACGGCCGGTATTGTGCGAAAATTACCCGTGGAAATTATTGGGGTTTCCGGCGTGATTGCCAGCTACGAACGTTTAATTGGCAAAGATGGCATTAAAACGCTGCGTGATATCGAAGGGAAACGCGTGGCCTATCCGCCAAATTCGACGGCGCAATATGCGCTGGAAGCAGCGATCAGCGTCAATAAACTCGACCGCAGCAAAATTACCTTGCTGCCGCTGCGTCCGGCGGAAATGGTGGCAGCCTGGAAACGCGGTGATATCGATGCCGGTTACGTGTGGGCGCCGTTTGCCCAGGAACTGGAATCCTCCGGCGGCCATCAGGTCTTTGCCACTAAAGATCTGCAAAAAGATGGCTACCTGATTTACAACAACTACGTGGTTCGCAAAGCCTTTGCTGAGCAGTATCCGCAAGCGGTGACGGCCTTCCTGCGCGTACACCAGCAGAAAGTCGATGAGTTCAAAAAGGATCCTGAACGCGCCGCCGCGATTGTGGCAAAAGAGGTCGGCGCACCGGTCACTACCGCTGCCAATACCCTCGGCGGGCTGGAGTATCCAACATTAAGCGAGCAGGGCACCGCTGAGTGGCTGGGTAACGGCACGCAAACCAGCGAGAGCGGCATCGGCAAAGCGCTGAGCAAAACCTCGAACTTCCTCGCCGGAATTGGCGAAATCCGCAAACGTGATATCCCGGCGAACTGGGATAGCGCCATCGACTCGCGCTACATCCGCGAGGCAGCCGCCGCAAAATGA
- a CDS encoding aspartate/glutamate racemase family protein: protein MAKPFLLGVLGGMGPLATLDFQHKLLQATPADSDQQQLPSVVWNVPQIADRQKALAGLGPSPLPQLLQGIEKLNQAGASHIAIPCNTAHHWYDELSRASNAPLLHIVDATMASLANLAHKPQRVGVIATQGTLDAGWYQQRLTQQGIEVLLPNDDELQQWFVPGCYAVKRGALHEGGELLAKQANALLERGAQQLILACTEVPVALEAIAVPFLAQTCDPSQALAQQCAQIWLDYRHSYSTYIQRNNLNK from the coding sequence ATGGCTAAACCCTTCTTACTGGGCGTGCTGGGCGGCATGGGGCCGCTCGCCACGCTCGATTTTCAGCACAAGCTGTTACAGGCGACGCCTGCCGATAGCGACCAGCAGCAACTGCCGTCGGTGGTGTGGAACGTGCCGCAAATCGCCGATCGGCAAAAAGCGCTGGCCGGGCTGGGGCCATCGCCGCTGCCGCAACTGCTTCAGGGAATTGAAAAGCTTAATCAGGCGGGCGCCAGCCATATCGCTATTCCCTGCAACACCGCGCATCACTGGTATGACGAACTCAGTCGCGCCAGCAACGCGCCGCTGTTGCACATTGTGGATGCCACAATGGCGTCGCTGGCGAATTTAGCGCACAAGCCTCAGCGGGTTGGGGTGATTGCCACGCAAGGAACGCTGGATGCGGGTTGGTATCAACAGCGCCTGACGCAGCAGGGAATTGAGGTACTGCTGCCGAATGACGATGAACTGCAACAGTGGTTTGTGCCGGGCTGTTATGCCGTGAAGCGCGGCGCACTGCACGAGGGCGGTGAATTGCTGGCAAAGCAGGCAAATGCATTACTGGAGCGCGGTGCGCAACAGCTGATTCTGGCTTGTACCGAAGTGCCGGTTGCGCTGGAAGCGATTGCCGTGCCGTTTCTCGCGCAGACCTGCGATCCGTCACAAGCGCTGGCGCAGCAGTGCGCGCAAATCTGGCTCGATTATCGCCATTCTTATTCCACGTATATCCAACGCAATAATTTGAATAAATAA
- a CDS encoding D-cysteine desulfhydrase: protein MHLARFPRLSLGHFPTPLEPLENLSALLGGPKIWIKRDDATGLATGGNKTRKLEFLLADALAKNADVIITQGATQSNHVRQTIAGAAKLGLASKVLLEKRVTDFGEDYQRSGNILLDELLGGEIVAHLPGGTDMQKAMEEYAEQLREQGHRPYVIPGGGSNAIGALGYVACAEELLFQSSQLRLRIDHVVHATGSTGTQAGLVAGFTATNSHVPVLGISVRAPKAKQEENVWNLALRTRELLGVAGDLPREAVAANSDYVGDGYGLPTEGMLEALTLFARHEGILLDPVYSGKGAAGLIDLIRKGYFTHDENVVFIHTGGSAGLFGYRQVLEANARHG, encoded by the coding sequence ATGCATCTGGCCCGTTTCCCCCGCCTGTCATTAGGTCATTTCCCGACGCCGTTAGAACCGCTGGAGAATTTAAGCGCGCTGCTGGGCGGTCCCAAAATATGGATCAAACGCGATGACGCTACCGGCCTGGCGACGGGCGGCAATAAAACCCGCAAGCTGGAATTTTTGCTGGCGGATGCGCTGGCGAAAAACGCCGACGTGATTATCACCCAGGGCGCAACGCAGTCGAACCACGTCCGGCAGACCATTGCCGGTGCAGCAAAACTCGGGCTGGCAAGCAAAGTGCTACTGGAAAAACGCGTCACCGATTTTGGTGAAGATTATCAGCGCTCTGGCAACATCCTGCTGGATGAGTTGCTGGGCGGTGAAATTGTCGCCCATCTGCCGGGCGGCACGGATATGCAAAAAGCCATGGAAGAGTATGCCGAACAGCTGCGCGAACAGGGGCATCGCCCGTATGTCATTCCCGGCGGCGGCTCCAACGCCATCGGCGCGCTGGGTTACGTTGCTTGCGCTGAAGAACTGTTATTCCAGTCCTCACAGTTACGGCTACGCATCGATCATGTCGTCCACGCTACCGGCAGCACCGGGACGCAAGCCGGGCTGGTGGCTGGTTTCACCGCCACTAACAGCCACGTGCCGGTGCTGGGCATCAGCGTCCGCGCACCGAAAGCGAAGCAGGAAGAGAATGTCTGGAATCTGGCGTTACGTACGCGCGAACTGCTGGGCGTGGCGGGCGATCTGCCGCGTGAAGCGGTGGCCGCTAATAGCGATTACGTCGGTGATGGTTACGGTTTGCCGACAGAAGGCATGCTGGAAGCGCTGACGCTGTTTGCCCGCCATGAAGGCATTTTGCTCGACCCGGTTTATTCCGGTAAAGGTGCCGCCGGGCTTATCGATCTGATTCGCAAAGGCTACTTCACGCATGACGAGAATGTCGTGTTTATTCACACCGGCGGCTCGGCCGGGTTATTCGGTTACCGCCAGGTGCTGGAGGCGAATGCCCGCCATGGCTAA
- the rnr gene encoding ribonuclease R: MSQDPFLERESEKYTNPIPSREFILDHLAKREKPASRDELAVELKIEGEEQNEALRRRLRAMERDGQLVFTRRQCYALPERLDLLKGVVIGHRDGYGFLRVEGRKDDLYLSSEQMKTCIHGDQVLAQPLGADRKGRREARIVRILVPKTGQIVGRYFTDAGVGFVVPDDSRMSFDILIPPEETMSARMGFVVVVELTQRPTRRTKALGKIVEVLGDNMGTGMAVDMALRTHEIPYQWPPEVEKQIAGLKEQVPEEAKAGRVDLRDLPLVTIDGEDARDFDDAVYCEKKRGGGWRLWVAIADVSYYVRHGTPLDNEARNRGTSVYFPSQVVPMLPEVLSNGLCSLNPQVDRLCMVCEMTVSTKGRLTGFKFYEAVMSSHARLTYTKVWHMLQGDQELREQYAPLVKHIEELHNLYKVLDQARAERGGISFESEEAKFIFNAERRIERIEQTQRNDAHKLIEECMILANISAARFVEKAGEPALFRIHDKPTTDAITAFRSVLAELGLELPGGNKPEPRDYAELLESIADRPDHEMLQTMLLRSMKQAIYDPENRGHFGLALQSYAHFTSPIRRYPDLSLHRAIKYLLAKEQGLKGNSTETGGWHYSMEEVLQLGQHCSMTERRADEATREVSDWLKCDFMQDQVGNTFPGVIASVTGFGFFVRLNDLFIDGLVHVSSLDNDYYRFDQIGQRLIGESGGQTYRLGDRVEVKVEAVNMDERKIDFSLVSSERAPRNVGKTERERTKKGAAGKNVGGKKPPRRQMGKKVNFEPDSAFRGDAAGKGKSKAKKAKNPSAKTQKIAAATKAKRAAKKKVDQ, translated from the coding sequence ATGTCACAAGATCCTTTCCTCGAACGAGAATCTGAAAAATATACCAACCCCATTCCCAGCCGCGAATTTATCCTCGATCACTTAGCCAAACGCGAAAAACCTGCCAGCCGTGATGAACTGGCGGTTGAACTGAAAATCGAAGGCGAAGAACAAAATGAAGCGCTGCGCCGTCGTTTGCGCGCCATGGAGCGTGACGGTCAACTGGTGTTCACCCGCCGTCAGTGCTACGCCTTACCGGAAAGGCTGGACCTGCTGAAAGGTGTGGTGATCGGCCACCGTGACGGCTATGGCTTCCTGCGCGTCGAAGGGCGTAAAGACGATCTTTACCTCTCCAGCGAGCAGATGAAAACCTGCATCCACGGCGACCAGGTGCTGGCGCAGCCGCTGGGTGCCGATCGCAAAGGCCGCCGCGAAGCGCGTATCGTACGTATTCTGGTGCCCAAAACCGGGCAAATTGTTGGCCGTTACTTCACCGATGCTGGCGTCGGTTTTGTTGTCCCGGACGACAGCCGTATGAGCTTTGACATCCTGATCCCACCGGAAGAAACCATGAGCGCGCGCATGGGCTTTGTGGTGGTGGTGGAGTTAACCCAGCGTCCGACACGCCGCACCAAAGCGCTCGGTAAGATTGTTGAAGTGCTCGGCGACAACATGGGTACCGGCATGGCCGTCGATATGGCGCTGCGCACCCATGAAATTCCCTACCAGTGGCCGCCTGAAGTTGAAAAACAGATTGCCGGGCTGAAAGAGCAAGTTCCGGAAGAGGCAAAAGCGGGCCGTGTGGATCTACGCGATCTGCCGCTGGTCACCATCGATGGCGAAGACGCTCGCGACTTCGACGACGCCGTCTATTGCGAGAAAAAACGCGGCGGCGGCTGGCGTTTGTGGGTGGCGATTGCCGATGTGAGCTATTACGTGCGCCACGGAACGCCGCTCGACAACGAAGCGCGCAACCGTGGCACTTCGGTGTATTTCCCGTCGCAGGTCGTGCCTATGCTGCCGGAAGTGCTCTCAAACGGTCTCTGTTCGCTCAACCCGCAGGTGGATCGCCTGTGTATGGTCTGCGAAATGACCGTCTCGACGAAAGGCCGTTTAACCGGCTTTAAATTCTACGAAGCGGTGATGAGCTCCCATGCGCGTCTGACCTACACCAAAGTGTGGCATATGTTGCAGGGCGATCAGGAGCTACGCGAGCAGTATGCGCCGCTGGTGAAGCATATCGAAGAGTTGCATAACCTCTACAAAGTGCTCGACCAGGCGCGTGCTGAACGCGGCGGCATCTCGTTTGAGAGCGAAGAGGCGAAGTTTATCTTCAACGCCGAGCGCCGCATTGAACGTATCGAACAGACTCAGCGTAACGATGCGCACAAACTGATTGAAGAGTGCATGATCCTCGCCAACATCTCGGCAGCGCGTTTCGTCGAGAAAGCCGGCGAACCGGCGCTGTTCCGTATTCACGATAAACCGACCACCGATGCGATCACTGCATTCCGTTCCGTGCTTGCCGAGCTGGGGCTGGAACTGCCGGGCGGCAACAAACCGGAACCACGCGATTATGCCGAGTTGCTGGAGTCGATTGCCGATCGTCCCGATCACGAGATGCTGCAAACTATGCTGCTGCGCTCGATGAAACAGGCGATTTACGATCCGGAAAACCGTGGTCACTTCGGGCTGGCGCTGCAATCCTATGCGCACTTTACGTCGCCGATCCGCCGTTATCCGGACTTGTCATTGCACCGCGCCATTAAGTACCTGCTGGCGAAAGAGCAGGGACTGAAGGGCAATAGCACCGAAACCGGCGGCTGGCACTACAGCATGGAAGAGGTGCTGCAACTGGGCCAGCACTGTTCGATGACCGAACGCCGCGCGGATGAAGCCACCCGTGAAGTGTCGGACTGGCTGAAGTGCGATTTCATGCAGGATCAGGTGGGCAACACCTTCCCGGGCGTTATCGCCAGCGTCACCGGCTTCGGTTTCTTTGTGCGCCTGAACGATCTGTTTATCGATGGACTGGTGCATGTCTCCTCGCTGGACAACGACTACTACCGTTTTGACCAGATTGGTCAGCGACTGATTGGCGAATCCGGCGGGCAAACCTATCGCCTCGGCGATCGGGTGGAAGTGAAGGTTGAAGCCGTCAATATGGATGAGCGTAAGATCGACTTCTCGCTGGTCTCCAGCGAACGCGCGCCGCGCAATGTCGGTAAAACCGAGCGTGAAAGAACGAAAAAAGGCGCTGCGGGTAAAAACGTTGGCGGTAAAAAGCCACCGCGTCGGCAGATGGGGAAAAAGGTGAATTTTGAGCCGGACAGTGCCTTCCGCGGTGATGCCGCAGGTAAAGGTAAAAGCAAAGCGAAAAAAGCCAAAAACCCCTCGGCAAAAACGCAAAAAATAGCCGCTGCTACCAAAGCTAAACGTGCGGCGAAAAAGAAAGTCGACCAGTAA
- the nsrR gene encoding nitric oxide-sensing transcriptional repressor NsrR translates to MQLTSFTDYGLRALIYMASLPDGKMTSITEVTETYGVSRNHMVKIINQLSREGYVAAVRGKNGGIRLGKPAQDIRIGDVVRSLEPLALVNCSSEFCHITSACRLKKALAKAVQSFLKELDNYTLADLVEENQPLYKLLLVE, encoded by the coding sequence GTGCAGTTAACGAGTTTTACCGATTACGGTTTACGCGCCCTGATCTATATGGCATCGCTGCCTGATGGAAAAATGACCAGTATTACTGAAGTCACAGAAACATATGGCGTATCCCGTAATCATATGGTCAAAATAATCAACCAGTTAAGTCGTGAAGGCTATGTCGCGGCCGTGAGAGGGAAAAACGGTGGGATTCGGCTGGGGAAACCCGCGCAGGATATCCGCATTGGTGATGTCGTCCGTTCGCTGGAGCCGCTTGCGCTGGTCAATTGCAGCAGCGAATTTTGCCATATCACCAGTGCCTGTCGCCTGAAAAAGGCGCTTGCCAAAGCCGTGCAAAGTTTTCTCAAGGAGCTGGATAACTACACGTTGGCCGATTTGGTTGAAGAGAATCAACCGCTTTACAAATTATTGCTGGTGGAATGA
- the purA gene encoding adenylosuccinate synthase, whose translation MGNNVVVLGTQWGDEGKGKIVDLLTERAKYVVRYQGGHNAGHTLVINGEKTVLHLIPSGILRENVTSIIGNGVVLSPAALMKEMKELEDRGIPVRERLLLSEACPLILDYHVALDVAREKARGAKAIGTTGRGIGPAYEDKVARRGLRVGDLFDKATFADKLKEVMEYHNFQLVNFYKVEAVDYQKVLDDVMAIADILTAMVVDVSDLLDQARQRGDFVMFEGAQGTLLDIDHGTYPYVTSSNTTAGGVATGSGLGPRYVDYVLGIIKAYSTRVGAGPFPTELFDDIGEFLCKQGNEYGATTGRRRRTGWLDAVAVRRAVQINSLSGFCLTKLDVLDGLKEVKICVAYRMPDGREVTTTPLAADNWEGIEPIYETMPGWSESTFGVKDRSGLPQAALNYIKRIEELTGVPIDIISTGPDRTETMILRDPFDA comes from the coding sequence ATGGGTAACAACGTCGTCGTACTGGGCACCCAATGGGGTGACGAAGGTAAAGGGAAGATTGTTGATCTTCTGACTGAACGGGCTAAATATGTTGTGCGCTACCAGGGCGGTCACAACGCAGGCCATACTCTCGTAATCAACGGTGAAAAAACCGTCCTCCATCTTATTCCATCAGGCATTCTTCGCGAAAACGTCACCAGCATTATCGGTAACGGCGTTGTGCTGTCTCCGGCGGCGCTGATGAAAGAGATGAAAGAACTGGAAGACCGTGGTATCCCGGTTCGCGAACGTCTGCTGCTTTCCGAAGCATGCCCGTTAATCCTTGATTATCACGTTGCGCTCGACGTTGCGCGTGAAAAAGCGCGCGGCGCGAAAGCTATCGGCACCACCGGCCGTGGCATCGGCCCGGCTTACGAAGATAAAGTAGCTCGTCGCGGTCTGCGCGTGGGCGATCTGTTCGATAAAGCGACTTTCGCCGACAAACTGAAAGAAGTGATGGAATATCACAACTTCCAGCTGGTGAACTTCTACAAAGTGGAAGCCGTTGACTACCAGAAAGTGCTGGATGATGTGATGGCGATTGCCGACATCCTGACTGCGATGGTTGTGGACGTTTCCGACCTGCTGGATCAGGCGCGTCAACGTGGCGATTTCGTCATGTTCGAAGGCGCGCAGGGTACGTTGCTGGACATCGATCACGGCACCTACCCGTACGTAACCTCTTCCAATACCACGGCTGGCGGCGTCGCTACTGGTTCTGGTCTTGGCCCGCGTTACGTTGATTACGTGCTGGGTATTATCAAAGCATACTCCACGCGTGTGGGCGCCGGTCCGTTCCCGACCGAGCTGTTTGACGATATTGGCGAGTTTCTGTGCAAACAGGGTAACGAATACGGTGCTACTACCGGCCGTCGCCGCCGTACCGGCTGGCTGGACGCGGTTGCGGTGCGTCGCGCTGTGCAGATCAACTCCCTTTCTGGCTTCTGCCTGACCAAGCTGGACGTGCTGGATGGCCTGAAAGAGGTGAAAATCTGCGTTGCTTACCGTATGCCGGATGGCCGCGAAGTGACGACCACGCCGCTGGCTGCTGACAACTGGGAAGGTATCGAACCTATTTACGAAACCATGCCTGGCTGGTCTGAGTCTACTTTTGGTGTGAAAGATCGCAGCGGTCTGCCACAGGCGGCGCTGAATTACATCAAACGTATTGAAGAACTTACTGGTGTGCCGATTGATATTATCTCAACTGGCCCGGATCGTACTGAAACCATGATCCTGCGCGATCCGTTCGACGCGTAA
- a CDS encoding DUF2065 domain-containing protein, translated as MNSTIWLALALVLVFEGMGPMLYPRAWRRMIASLSLLPDHLLRRFGGGLVVAGVVIYYMLRKTIG; from the coding sequence ATGAATTCGACAATCTGGCTCGCCCTGGCGCTGGTTTTGGTCTTTGAAGGCATGGGCCCGATGCTTTATCCGCGTGCCTGGCGGCGTATGATTGCCTCGCTGAGCCTGCTTCCGGACCATCTTCTGCGTCGTTTTGGCGGTGGGCTTGTGGTTGCGGGTGTAGTGATCTACTACATGTTGAGGAAAACGATTGGCTGA
- the hflC gene encoding protease modulator HflC — MRKSVIAIIIIVLVVLYTSIFVVKEGERGISLRFGKVLRDDENKPLVYEPGLHFKLPFIESVKLLDARIQTMDNQADRFVTKEKKDLIVDSYIKWRISDFSRYYLATGGGDVSQAEVLLKRKFSDRLRSEIGRLDVKDIVTDSRGRLTLEVRDALNSGSAGTEDEVATPAADDAIAKAAERVQAETNGKVPVINPNSMAALGIEVIDVRIKQINLPAEVSDAIYNRMRAEREAVARRHRSQGQEEAEKLRAAADYEVTKTLAESERQGRILRGEGDAEAAKLFADAFSQDPDFYAFIRSLRAYENSFDSNQDVMVLSPDSDFFRYMKTPTSATR, encoded by the coding sequence ATGCGTAAGTCAGTTATCGCGATCATCATCATCGTGCTGGTAGTGCTCTACACCTCTATTTTTGTGGTGAAAGAAGGCGAGCGCGGAATTTCGCTGCGCTTTGGTAAAGTATTGCGCGACGACGAAAATAAACCGCTGGTTTATGAGCCGGGCTTGCACTTTAAGCTGCCGTTTATCGAATCCGTTAAACTGCTGGATGCGCGCATTCAGACCATGGATAACCAGGCCGATCGCTTTGTTACTAAAGAGAAGAAAGACCTGATTGTCGACTCTTATATCAAGTGGCGCATCAGCGATTTCAGCCGTTATTACCTGGCGACCGGCGGCGGTGACGTCTCCCAGGCCGAGGTACTGCTGAAACGTAAGTTCTCTGACCGTCTGCGTTCTGAAATTGGTCGTCTGGATGTGAAAGACATCGTTACCGATTCTCGTGGCCGTCTGACGCTGGAAGTGCGTGATGCGCTGAACTCCGGTTCTGCGGGGACGGAAGACGAAGTGGCGACGCCGGCAGCAGATGACGCCATTGCGAAAGCTGCAGAGCGTGTACAGGCTGAAACCAACGGTAAAGTACCGGTTATCAACCCGAACAGTATGGCGGCGTTGGGTATCGAAGTGATCGACGTGCGTATCAAGCAGATCAACCTGCCGGCAGAAGTGTCGGATGCGATCTACAACCGCATGCGCGCCGAGCGTGAAGCGGTAGCTCGTCGTCACCGTTCGCAGGGCCAGGAAGAAGCGGAAAAACTGCGTGCCGCCGCGGATTACGAAGTGACGAAAACACTGGCGGAATCTGAGCGTCAGGGGCGTATCCTTCGTGGTGAAGGCGATGCTGAAGCTGCAAAACTGTTTGCCGATGCCTTTAGTCAGGACCCGGATTTCTATGCCTTTATCCGCAGCCTGCGCGCATACGAAAATAGCTTTGATAGCAACCAGGACGTGATGGTGCTCAGCCCGGACAGCGATTTCTTCCGTTATATGAAAACGCCGACTTCCGCGACACGCTAA